In one Polaribacter sp. ALD11 genomic region, the following are encoded:
- a CDS encoding NADP-dependent oxidoreductase yields MIKTIVLKNRPEGKPTVSNFEFITEDTTLTINKGEVLLEATYVSVDPYLRGRMSAAKSYVPSFELNKPVQSGIVAKVIESKNDNFKKGDFVSGMLSWKTKQVSNGEGLLKVDGSKAPLSTYLGVLGMTGLTAYLGLNQIGKPVAGETIVVSGAAGAVGSVVGQIAKILGLRVIGIAGTDEKIEMLKTKFGFDAGINYNTSKDINADIKEAAPNGVDIYFDNVGGPISDAVLFNINRFARIIVCGAISVYNSTETPKSVSVQPFLVKNSALMQGFIVSNYADKFPEAMQHLSGWLADGKLTYTETIVDGFDTIPNAFIDLFEGKNKGKMVVKI; encoded by the coding sequence ATGATAAAGACGATAGTATTAAAAAATAGACCTGAAGGAAAACCTACTGTTTCAAATTTTGAGTTTATTACCGAAGACACAACCCTAACAATTAACAAAGGAGAGGTTTTATTAGAAGCAACATATGTTTCTGTAGACCCATATTTAAGAGGAAGAATGAGTGCTGCAAAATCGTATGTTCCGTCTTTTGAATTAAATAAACCTGTACAATCTGGTATTGTTGCTAAAGTTATCGAATCTAAAAACGACAACTTTAAAAAAGGTGATTTTGTTTCTGGAATGTTGTCATGGAAAACAAAACAAGTTTCTAATGGTGAAGGACTTTTAAAGGTTGATGGTTCTAAAGCTCCTTTAAGCACCTATTTAGGTGTTTTAGGAATGACAGGTTTAACGGCTTATTTAGGTTTAAACCAAATAGGTAAACCTGTTGCAGGAGAAACAATTGTTGTTTCTGGTGCAGCTGGTGCTGTAGGATCTGTTGTTGGTCAAATAGCAAAAATTCTAGGTCTTAGAGTTATTGGTATTGCTGGTACAGATGAAAAAATAGAAATGCTTAAAACAAAGTTTGGTTTTGATGCTGGTATCAATTACAACACCAGTAAAGATATAAATGCAGACATTAAAGAAGCTGCGCCAAATGGTGTAGATATTTATTTTGATAATGTTGGTGGACCAATATCTGATGCGGTATTATTTAATATTAACAGGTTTGCAAGAATTATTGTTTGTGGCGCTATTTCTGTTTACAACAGTACTGAGACTCCAAAAAGTGTGAGCGTACAACCATTTTTAGTTAAAAACAGTGCACTAATGCAAGGTTTTATTGTTTCTAATTACGCTGATAAATTTCCAGAAGCAATGCAGCATTTATCTGGTTGGTTAGCAGATGGAAAGTTAACATACACAGAAACTATTGTAGATGGTTTTGATACTATTCCGAATGCCTTTATCGACTTATTTGAAGGTAAAAACAAAGGGAAAATGGTTGTTAAGATTTAA